One region of Cydia fagiglandana chromosome 17, ilCydFagi1.1, whole genome shotgun sequence genomic DNA includes:
- the LOC134672466 gene encoding histone-lysine N-methyltransferase, H3 lysine-79 specific-like isoform X4: MGKMKKRTISTLKAIFGSKKGKRHHSSKSSRSVTPDPPTSNTPSSDETFRQIPLTPPPARPGPPPSPPVPTHPIVPVAPEPSGPVRLIPCAVCARTFVPESLAKHVKICEKTAAKKRKTFDSSRQRREGTDLEQYLPKNFGLPENSPFLEKSPPNTAKATPKPKPQSIRTTIMKPSADLQKCPHCSRAFGMRAFERHVEWCADKAKILPAAPVQPPHITDAKQRLNARTQYKAPLVRGRRSSQSRDKSSLSRSASVESSRGVSPPPPRDCGDGRRRARASESMSSNDCNDEPSPHVPVIRNPRNTQHNSSGDANVKARQARLARDLSSSRNSKEPNLPKIQQEIADPNPKKPQDKMKQLRNIKKEQQLKKLEEIANKYSERQAKAAEEKEEEQKKRKEKRQIPVLKRVVNKNVKPKDEIAEPIEKTKPSKVTQITVRKPNAKAKPTVLKFKEITQQSRNKEKNTNNKTRRDTVSLPKENSMSVDSLDDCITINSAGKTKFCQTVGINTELFCIPCVIHENVDVKGQSCNNKNRTSLVESARKAKDNITDNTVELLYKNSTIDSSYNTQATTSSTTTTINKSDNYTSEISNDTCQVEKDDVDESDNQFSANLLSKSEPIDSFKAIEDDDNGKEILDQSGDHFEDSFEHDASGDNLDNSDETKYEEENSAEQNQSGRRHGSGDTYTKFTEKPGDLDEFMHLTDEMINSQNQMELDLEKHIANLHTPRTVSLETLNNKNLDNVDDTDKTKQFSDTFEDLKLDLKQLLKRAGETVILNSATQTDRQSDKKENQEVSDMEHITVYGLKHYTQQQNKRISSNDEDSTPKLPSITVTNKPEPKVACTKKRMQKIFKSNRKCVLLREQSRDNADNRTFIVAENVGDSDDQSISTEAPPLKLPRIESASSNNVVSENLFPSSVKRSTSLLDSIHKKVSKTESGNTRHKSDQLEQDIMQSLKEFDKFYEFEKNQINQSNKDIINYNAHVHNGTEKESRSKTQRKSGKSERNSNGNYTPNGKSSTSNDSAYSRLVSLNRISPSKLTVCPKELNGPTSLERIPAGSDSSGSAKDEIRSVSSEEFLAMERSAELEEPIPTPEQAPYKEVENQVHEKRVSSRASSRRDSWRPRADLSSSSSEVSLHKAPQRLSRFCHECGSRFPVDTAKFCIECGVKRLVV, encoded by the exons GCAAGCGGCACCATTCTTCGAAGTCTTCACGTTCGGTGACGCCAGACCCGCCCACGTCGAACACGCCCAGCAGCGACGAAACCTTCCGGCAGATCCCGCTCACGCCGCCGCCGGCCCGCCCGGGACCCCCGCCGTCCCCCCCGGTCCCCACTCACCCCATAGTCCCCGTGGCCCCAGAGCCCTCGGGCCCCGTCAGGCTTATCCCCTGCGCGGTATGCGCGAGGACCTTCGTGCCGGAGTCACTCGCCAAACATGTCAAAATATGCGAGAAGACGGCCGCCAAGAAAAGGAAGACATTCGACTCTTCCCGACAGAGACGCGAAG GTACGGATTTGGAGCAGTACTTGCCAAAGAACTTTGGGTTGCCTGAGAACAGCCCGTTTTTGGAAAAGAGTCCGCCGAACACTGCCAAAGCGACGCCGAAGCCCAAACCGCAGTCAATCAGGACTACTATCATGAAG CCGTCAGCCGACCTGCAGAAGTGCCCGCACTGCAGCCGCGCGTTCGGCATGCGCGCCTTCGAGCGGCACGTGGAGTGGTGCGCCGACAAGGCCAAGATCCTCCCCGCCGCGCCCGTGCAGCCGCCGCACATCACCGACGCGAAGCAGAGGCTTAATGCTCGCACACAGTACAAAGCGCCGCTTGTCAGAGGCAGACG ATCGTCTCAGAGCCGTGACAAGTCATCATTGAGCCGCTCGGCGTCGGTGGAGTCGTCGCGCGGCgtgtcgccgccgccgccgcgggaCTGCGGCGACGGACGCCGCCGCGCCAGGGCTTCAG AATCCATGTCGAGCAATGATTGTAATGACGAACCGTCCCCGCACGTGCCAGTTATTCGGAACCCTAGAAACACTCAACATAATTCTTCAGGCGATGCCAACGTTAAAGCGCGGCAAGCTAGATTGGCAAGGGATCTTAGCAGCTCCAG AAACTCCAAAGAACCCAATCTTCCTAAAATCCAACAAGAAATCGCCGATCCTAATCCAAAAAAGCCGCAAGATAAGATGAAACAACTtcgaaatattaaaaaagaGCAACAATTAAAGAAGCTGGAAGaaattgcaaataaatatagtgAACGACAAGCGAAAGCTGCCGAGGAAAAAGAAGAAGAGCAGAAGAAACGGAAAGAGAAGAGACAAATACCGGTCCTGAAGAGAGTCGTTAACAAGAATGTAAAACCTAAGGATGAAATAGCTGAACCTATTGAAAAAACAAAGCCTTCCAAAGTAACACAGATAACTGTAAGAAAACCTAACGCTAAAGCTAAACCCACTGTTTTAAAGTTCAAGGAAATAACGCAGCAAAgcagaaataaagaaaaaaatactaataataaAACAAGGCGGGATACAGTATCACTACCTAAAGAGAATAGCATGAGTGTTGATAGTTTAGATGACTGTATTACTATTAATTCTGCGGGAAAAACTAAATTTTGTCAAACAGTCGGCATCAACACAGAACTTTTTTGTATTCCATGTGTTATCCACGAAAATGTAGATGTAAAAGGTCAaagttgtaataataaaaatagaacATCGCTTGTTGAAAGTGCCCGGAAAGCAAAAGATAATATAACCGATAACACAGTAGAACTCTTGTATAAAAATTCAACAATTGATAGCTCGTATAACACTCAAGCTACAACAAGttctacaacaacaacaattaaTAAATCTGATAATTATACTTCAGAAATTTCAAACGATACATGCCAGGTGGAAAAAGATGATGTTGACGAAAGTGACAATCAGTTCTCAGCTAACTTACTTTCTAAATCAGAACCGATTGATTCATTTAAAGCTATAGAGGATGATGACAACGGAAAAGAAATACTTGATCAGTCTGGTGACCATTTTGAAGATAGCTTTGAACATGATGCCAGTGGCGATAACTTAGACAATTCTGATGAAACTAAATATGAAGAAGAGAATAGTGCTGAACAAAATCAGTCTGGACGCAGGCATGGGAGTGGCGATACATACACAAAATTCACAGAAAAGCCAGGAGATTTAGATGAGTTTATGCATTTAACCGATGAAATGATAAATTCTCAAAATCAGATGGAGCTCGATTTGGAAAAACATATCGCCAATTTACATACACCAAGAACTGTTTCACTGGAAacactaaataataaaaatttggACAATGTAGATGATACAGACAAAACGAAACAATTTTCTGACACTTTTGAAGACTTAAAACTTGATCTGAAACAATTGTTAAAAAGAGCCGGCGAAACTGTTATATTAAATTCCGCAACACAGACTGACCGACAATCTGATAAAAAAGAGAACCAAGAGGTTTCTGACATGGAACATATCACAGTTTATGGTTTAAAACACTATACACAGCAGCAAAATAAAAGAATCAGTAGCAACGACGAAGATTCCACGCCAAAATTGCCTTCCATAACGGTGACGAATAAACCTGAACCCAAAGTGGCTTGCACAAAGAAAAGAATGCAAAAGATCTTTAAATCTAATAGAAAATGTGTCCTACTACGTGAACAAAGTAGAGACAATGCAGACAACAGAACCTTCATAGTTGCAGAGAACGTTGGTGATAGCGACGATCAATCTATATCGACTGAGGCGCCGCCATTAAAGTTGCCAAGGATAGAAAGCGCAAG CAGTAACAATGTCGTGAGCGAAAACCTCTTCCCATCCTCCGTCAAACGTTCCACTTCCCTCCTCGACTCCATCCACAAGAAGGTCTCGAAAACGGAAAGCGGGAACACGCGGCACAAATCCGACCAACTCGAACAAGACATTATGCAATCCTTGAAAGAGTTCGACAAGTTCTACGAATTCGAGAAGAACCAAATTAATCAATCGAACAAAGATATCATCAATTACAATGCACATGTACATAACGGGACGGAAAAGGAATCGAGGAGTAAAACGCAGCGGAAAAGTGGAAAATCTGAGAGGAATTCCAACGGGAACTACACGCCAAATGGGAAATCCAGCACCAGCAACGACTCGGCTTATAGCAGGTTAGTCAG cttaaataggATATCTCCTTCGAAACTAACGGTATGTCCGAAGGAGTTAAACGGTCCAACGTCGTTGGAGCGAATACCGGCGGGCTCGGACTCCAGCGGGAGTGCCAAAGACGAAATACGATCCGTCTCCAGCGAGGAGTTCTTAGCGATGGAGCGGTCGGCGGAGCTGGAAGAGCCCATACCGACACCGGAACAAGCGCCGTACAAAGAAGTCGAAAACCAAGTCCATG AGAAGCGTGTAAGCTCCCGCGCGTCGTCGCGGCGCGACTCATGGCGGCCGCGCGCCGACCTGAGCTCGAGCAGCTCGGAGGTGTCGCTGCACAAGGCGCCGCAGCGGCTGTCGCGCTTCTGCCACGAGTGCGGCAGCCGCTTCCCCGTCGACACCGCCAAGTTCTGCATCGAGTGCGGCGTCAAGCGCCTCGTCGTCTAG
- the LOC134672466 gene encoding histone-lysine N-methyltransferase, H3 lysine-79 specific-like isoform X5 produces the protein METNEGKRHHSSKSSRSVTPDPPTSNTPSSDETFRQIPLTPPPARPGPPPSPPVPTHPIVPVAPEPSGPVRLIPCAVCARTFVPESLAKHVKICEKTAAKKRKTFDSSRQRREGLPAANGVNTGTDLEQYLPKNFGLPENSPFLEKSPPNTAKATPKPKPQSIRTTIMKPSADLQKCPHCSRAFGMRAFERHVEWCADKAKILPAAPVQPPHITDAKQRLNARTQYKAPLVRGRRSSQSRDKSSLSRSASVESSRGVSPPPPRDCGDGRRRARASESMSSNDCNDEPSPHVPVIRNPRNTQHNSSGDANVKARQARLARDLSSSRNSKEPNLPKIQQEIADPNPKKPQDKMKQLRNIKKEQQLKKLEEIANKYSERQAKAAEEKEEEQKKRKEKRQIPVLKRVVNKNVKPKDEIAEPIEKTKPSKVTQITVRKPNAKAKPTVLKFKEITQQSRNKEKNTNNKTRRDTVSLPKENSMSVDSLDDCITINSAGKTKFCQTVGINTELFCIPCVIHENVDVKGQSCNNKNRTSLVESARKAKDNITDNTVELLYKNSTIDSSYNTQATTSSTTTTINKSDNYTSEISNDTCQVEKDDVDESDNQFSANLLSKSEPIDSFKAIEDDDNGKEILDQSGDHFEDSFEHDASGDNLDNSDETKYEEENSAEQNQSGRRHGSGDTYTKFTEKPGDLDEFMHLTDEMINSQNQMELDLEKHIANLHTPRTVSLETLNNKNLDNVDDTDKTKQFSDTFEDLKLDLKQLLKRAGETVILNSATQTDRQSDKKENQEVSDMEHITVYGLKHYTQQQNKRISSNDEDSTPKLPSITVTNKPEPKVACTKKRMQKIFKSNRKCVLLREQSRDNADNRTFIVAENVGDSDDQSISTEAPPLKLPRIESASSNNVVSENLFPSSVKRSTSLLDSIHKKVSKTESGNTRHKSDQLEQDIMQSLKEFDKFYEFEKNQINQSNKDIINYNAHVHNGTEKESRSKTQRKSGKSERNSNGNYTPNGKSSTSNDSAYSRLVSLNRISPSKLTVCPKELNGPTSLERIPAGSDSSGSAKDEIRSVSSEEFLAMERSAELEEPIPTPEQAPYKEVENQVHEKRVSSRASSRRDSWRPRADLSSSSSEVSLHKAPQRLSRFCHECGSRFPVDTAKFCIECGVKRLVV, from the exons GCAAGCGGCACCATTCTTCGAAGTCTTCACGTTCGGTGACGCCAGACCCGCCCACGTCGAACACGCCCAGCAGCGACGAAACCTTCCGGCAGATCCCGCTCACGCCGCCGCCGGCCCGCCCGGGACCCCCGCCGTCCCCCCCGGTCCCCACTCACCCCATAGTCCCCGTGGCCCCAGAGCCCTCGGGCCCCGTCAGGCTTATCCCCTGCGCGGTATGCGCGAGGACCTTCGTGCCGGAGTCACTCGCCAAACATGTCAAAATATGCGAGAAGACGGCCGCCAAGAAAAGGAAGACATTCGACTCTTCCCGACAGAGACGCGAAG GGCTGCCAGCGGCGAATGGTGTTAATACCG GTACGGATTTGGAGCAGTACTTGCCAAAGAACTTTGGGTTGCCTGAGAACAGCCCGTTTTTGGAAAAGAGTCCGCCGAACACTGCCAAAGCGACGCCGAAGCCCAAACCGCAGTCAATCAGGACTACTATCATGAAG CCGTCAGCCGACCTGCAGAAGTGCCCGCACTGCAGCCGCGCGTTCGGCATGCGCGCCTTCGAGCGGCACGTGGAGTGGTGCGCCGACAAGGCCAAGATCCTCCCCGCCGCGCCCGTGCAGCCGCCGCACATCACCGACGCGAAGCAGAGGCTTAATGCTCGCACACAGTACAAAGCGCCGCTTGTCAGAGGCAGACG ATCGTCTCAGAGCCGTGACAAGTCATCATTGAGCCGCTCGGCGTCGGTGGAGTCGTCGCGCGGCgtgtcgccgccgccgccgcgggaCTGCGGCGACGGACGCCGCCGCGCCAGGGCTTCAG AATCCATGTCGAGCAATGATTGTAATGACGAACCGTCCCCGCACGTGCCAGTTATTCGGAACCCTAGAAACACTCAACATAATTCTTCAGGCGATGCCAACGTTAAAGCGCGGCAAGCTAGATTGGCAAGGGATCTTAGCAGCTCCAG AAACTCCAAAGAACCCAATCTTCCTAAAATCCAACAAGAAATCGCCGATCCTAATCCAAAAAAGCCGCAAGATAAGATGAAACAACTtcgaaatattaaaaaagaGCAACAATTAAAGAAGCTGGAAGaaattgcaaataaatatagtgAACGACAAGCGAAAGCTGCCGAGGAAAAAGAAGAAGAGCAGAAGAAACGGAAAGAGAAGAGACAAATACCGGTCCTGAAGAGAGTCGTTAACAAGAATGTAAAACCTAAGGATGAAATAGCTGAACCTATTGAAAAAACAAAGCCTTCCAAAGTAACACAGATAACTGTAAGAAAACCTAACGCTAAAGCTAAACCCACTGTTTTAAAGTTCAAGGAAATAACGCAGCAAAgcagaaataaagaaaaaaatactaataataaAACAAGGCGGGATACAGTATCACTACCTAAAGAGAATAGCATGAGTGTTGATAGTTTAGATGACTGTATTACTATTAATTCTGCGGGAAAAACTAAATTTTGTCAAACAGTCGGCATCAACACAGAACTTTTTTGTATTCCATGTGTTATCCACGAAAATGTAGATGTAAAAGGTCAaagttgtaataataaaaatagaacATCGCTTGTTGAAAGTGCCCGGAAAGCAAAAGATAATATAACCGATAACACAGTAGAACTCTTGTATAAAAATTCAACAATTGATAGCTCGTATAACACTCAAGCTACAACAAGttctacaacaacaacaattaaTAAATCTGATAATTATACTTCAGAAATTTCAAACGATACATGCCAGGTGGAAAAAGATGATGTTGACGAAAGTGACAATCAGTTCTCAGCTAACTTACTTTCTAAATCAGAACCGATTGATTCATTTAAAGCTATAGAGGATGATGACAACGGAAAAGAAATACTTGATCAGTCTGGTGACCATTTTGAAGATAGCTTTGAACATGATGCCAGTGGCGATAACTTAGACAATTCTGATGAAACTAAATATGAAGAAGAGAATAGTGCTGAACAAAATCAGTCTGGACGCAGGCATGGGAGTGGCGATACATACACAAAATTCACAGAAAAGCCAGGAGATTTAGATGAGTTTATGCATTTAACCGATGAAATGATAAATTCTCAAAATCAGATGGAGCTCGATTTGGAAAAACATATCGCCAATTTACATACACCAAGAACTGTTTCACTGGAAacactaaataataaaaatttggACAATGTAGATGATACAGACAAAACGAAACAATTTTCTGACACTTTTGAAGACTTAAAACTTGATCTGAAACAATTGTTAAAAAGAGCCGGCGAAACTGTTATATTAAATTCCGCAACACAGACTGACCGACAATCTGATAAAAAAGAGAACCAAGAGGTTTCTGACATGGAACATATCACAGTTTATGGTTTAAAACACTATACACAGCAGCAAAATAAAAGAATCAGTAGCAACGACGAAGATTCCACGCCAAAATTGCCTTCCATAACGGTGACGAATAAACCTGAACCCAAAGTGGCTTGCACAAAGAAAAGAATGCAAAAGATCTTTAAATCTAATAGAAAATGTGTCCTACTACGTGAACAAAGTAGAGACAATGCAGACAACAGAACCTTCATAGTTGCAGAGAACGTTGGTGATAGCGACGATCAATCTATATCGACTGAGGCGCCGCCATTAAAGTTGCCAAGGATAGAAAGCGCAAG CAGTAACAATGTCGTGAGCGAAAACCTCTTCCCATCCTCCGTCAAACGTTCCACTTCCCTCCTCGACTCCATCCACAAGAAGGTCTCGAAAACGGAAAGCGGGAACACGCGGCACAAATCCGACCAACTCGAACAAGACATTATGCAATCCTTGAAAGAGTTCGACAAGTTCTACGAATTCGAGAAGAACCAAATTAATCAATCGAACAAAGATATCATCAATTACAATGCACATGTACATAACGGGACGGAAAAGGAATCGAGGAGTAAAACGCAGCGGAAAAGTGGAAAATCTGAGAGGAATTCCAACGGGAACTACACGCCAAATGGGAAATCCAGCACCAGCAACGACTCGGCTTATAGCAGGTTAGTCAG cttaaataggATATCTCCTTCGAAACTAACGGTATGTCCGAAGGAGTTAAACGGTCCAACGTCGTTGGAGCGAATACCGGCGGGCTCGGACTCCAGCGGGAGTGCCAAAGACGAAATACGATCCGTCTCCAGCGAGGAGTTCTTAGCGATGGAGCGGTCGGCGGAGCTGGAAGAGCCCATACCGACACCGGAACAAGCGCCGTACAAAGAAGTCGAAAACCAAGTCCATG AGAAGCGTGTAAGCTCCCGCGCGTCGTCGCGGCGCGACTCATGGCGGCCGCGCGCCGACCTGAGCTCGAGCAGCTCGGAGGTGTCGCTGCACAAGGCGCCGCAGCGGCTGTCGCGCTTCTGCCACGAGTGCGGCAGCCGCTTCCCCGTCGACACCGCCAAGTTCTGCATCGAGTGCGGCGTCAAGCGCCTCGTCGTCTAG
- the LOC134672466 gene encoding histone-lysine N-methyltransferase, H3 lysine-79 specific-like isoform X1, which translates to MGKMKKRTISTLKAIFGSKKGKRHHSSKSSRSVTPDPPTSNTPSSDETFRQIPLTPPPARPGPPPSPPVPTHPIVPVAPEPSGPVRLIPCAVCARTFVPESLAKHVKICEKTAAKKRKTFDSSRQRREGLPAANGVNTGTDLEQYLPKNFGLPENSPFLEKSPPNTAKATPKPKPQSIRTTIMKPSADLQKCPHCSRAFGMRAFERHVEWCADKAKILPAAPVQPPHITDAKQRLNARTQYKAPLVRGRRSSQSRDKSSLSRSASVESSRGVSPPPPRDCGDGRRRARASESMSSNDCNDEPSPHVPVIRNPRNTQHNSSGDANVKARQARLARDLSSSRNSKEPNLPKIQQEIADPNPKKPQDKMKQLRNIKKEQQLKKLEEIANKYSERQAKAAEEKEEEQKKRKEKRQIPVLKRVVNKNVKPKDEIAEPIEKTKPSKVTQITVRKPNAKAKPTVLKFKEITQQSRNKEKNTNNKTRRDTVSLPKENSMSVDSLDDCITINSAGKTKFCQTVGINTELFCIPCVIHENVDVKGQSCNNKNRTSLVESARKAKDNITDNTVELLYKNSTIDSSYNTQATTSSTTTTINKSDNYTSEISNDTCQVEKDDVDESDNQFSANLLSKSEPIDSFKAIEDDDNGKEILDQSGDHFEDSFEHDASGDNLDNSDETKYEEENSAEQNQSGRRHGSGDTYTKFTEKPGDLDEFMHLTDEMINSQNQMELDLEKHIANLHTPRTVSLETLNNKNLDNVDDTDKTKQFSDTFEDLKLDLKQLLKRAGETVILNSATQTDRQSDKKENQEVSDMEHITVYGLKHYTQQQNKRISSNDEDSTPKLPSITVTNKPEPKVACTKKRMQKIFKSNRKCVLLREQSRDNADNRTFIVAENVGDSDDQSISTEAPPLKLPRIESASSNNVVSENLFPSSVKRSTSLLDSIHKKVSKTESGNTRHKSDQLEQDIMQSLKEFDKFYEFEKNQINQSNKDIINYNAHVHNGTEKESRSKTQRKSGKSERNSNGNYTPNGKSSTSNDSAYSRLVSLNRISPSKLTVCPKELNGPTSLERIPAGSDSSGSAKDEIRSVSSEEFLAMERSAELEEPIPTPEQAPYKEVENQVHEKRVSSRASSRRDSWRPRADLSSSSSEVSLHKAPQRLSRFCHECGSRFPVDTAKFCIECGVKRLVV; encoded by the exons GCAAGCGGCACCATTCTTCGAAGTCTTCACGTTCGGTGACGCCAGACCCGCCCACGTCGAACACGCCCAGCAGCGACGAAACCTTCCGGCAGATCCCGCTCACGCCGCCGCCGGCCCGCCCGGGACCCCCGCCGTCCCCCCCGGTCCCCACTCACCCCATAGTCCCCGTGGCCCCAGAGCCCTCGGGCCCCGTCAGGCTTATCCCCTGCGCGGTATGCGCGAGGACCTTCGTGCCGGAGTCACTCGCCAAACATGTCAAAATATGCGAGAAGACGGCCGCCAAGAAAAGGAAGACATTCGACTCTTCCCGACAGAGACGCGAAG GGCTGCCAGCGGCGAATGGTGTTAATACCG GTACGGATTTGGAGCAGTACTTGCCAAAGAACTTTGGGTTGCCTGAGAACAGCCCGTTTTTGGAAAAGAGTCCGCCGAACACTGCCAAAGCGACGCCGAAGCCCAAACCGCAGTCAATCAGGACTACTATCATGAAG CCGTCAGCCGACCTGCAGAAGTGCCCGCACTGCAGCCGCGCGTTCGGCATGCGCGCCTTCGAGCGGCACGTGGAGTGGTGCGCCGACAAGGCCAAGATCCTCCCCGCCGCGCCCGTGCAGCCGCCGCACATCACCGACGCGAAGCAGAGGCTTAATGCTCGCACACAGTACAAAGCGCCGCTTGTCAGAGGCAGACG ATCGTCTCAGAGCCGTGACAAGTCATCATTGAGCCGCTCGGCGTCGGTGGAGTCGTCGCGCGGCgtgtcgccgccgccgccgcgggaCTGCGGCGACGGACGCCGCCGCGCCAGGGCTTCAG AATCCATGTCGAGCAATGATTGTAATGACGAACCGTCCCCGCACGTGCCAGTTATTCGGAACCCTAGAAACACTCAACATAATTCTTCAGGCGATGCCAACGTTAAAGCGCGGCAAGCTAGATTGGCAAGGGATCTTAGCAGCTCCAG AAACTCCAAAGAACCCAATCTTCCTAAAATCCAACAAGAAATCGCCGATCCTAATCCAAAAAAGCCGCAAGATAAGATGAAACAACTtcgaaatattaaaaaagaGCAACAATTAAAGAAGCTGGAAGaaattgcaaataaatatagtgAACGACAAGCGAAAGCTGCCGAGGAAAAAGAAGAAGAGCAGAAGAAACGGAAAGAGAAGAGACAAATACCGGTCCTGAAGAGAGTCGTTAACAAGAATGTAAAACCTAAGGATGAAATAGCTGAACCTATTGAAAAAACAAAGCCTTCCAAAGTAACACAGATAACTGTAAGAAAACCTAACGCTAAAGCTAAACCCACTGTTTTAAAGTTCAAGGAAATAACGCAGCAAAgcagaaataaagaaaaaaatactaataataaAACAAGGCGGGATACAGTATCACTACCTAAAGAGAATAGCATGAGTGTTGATAGTTTAGATGACTGTATTACTATTAATTCTGCGGGAAAAACTAAATTTTGTCAAACAGTCGGCATCAACACAGAACTTTTTTGTATTCCATGTGTTATCCACGAAAATGTAGATGTAAAAGGTCAaagttgtaataataaaaatagaacATCGCTTGTTGAAAGTGCCCGGAAAGCAAAAGATAATATAACCGATAACACAGTAGAACTCTTGTATAAAAATTCAACAATTGATAGCTCGTATAACACTCAAGCTACAACAAGttctacaacaacaacaattaaTAAATCTGATAATTATACTTCAGAAATTTCAAACGATACATGCCAGGTGGAAAAAGATGATGTTGACGAAAGTGACAATCAGTTCTCAGCTAACTTACTTTCTAAATCAGAACCGATTGATTCATTTAAAGCTATAGAGGATGATGACAACGGAAAAGAAATACTTGATCAGTCTGGTGACCATTTTGAAGATAGCTTTGAACATGATGCCAGTGGCGATAACTTAGACAATTCTGATGAAACTAAATATGAAGAAGAGAATAGTGCTGAACAAAATCAGTCTGGACGCAGGCATGGGAGTGGCGATACATACACAAAATTCACAGAAAAGCCAGGAGATTTAGATGAGTTTATGCATTTAACCGATGAAATGATAAATTCTCAAAATCAGATGGAGCTCGATTTGGAAAAACATATCGCCAATTTACATACACCAAGAACTGTTTCACTGGAAacactaaataataaaaatttggACAATGTAGATGATACAGACAAAACGAAACAATTTTCTGACACTTTTGAAGACTTAAAACTTGATCTGAAACAATTGTTAAAAAGAGCCGGCGAAACTGTTATATTAAATTCCGCAACACAGACTGACCGACAATCTGATAAAAAAGAGAACCAAGAGGTTTCTGACATGGAACATATCACAGTTTATGGTTTAAAACACTATACACAGCAGCAAAATAAAAGAATCAGTAGCAACGACGAAGATTCCACGCCAAAATTGCCTTCCATAACGGTGACGAATAAACCTGAACCCAAAGTGGCTTGCACAAAGAAAAGAATGCAAAAGATCTTTAAATCTAATAGAAAATGTGTCCTACTACGTGAACAAAGTAGAGACAATGCAGACAACAGAACCTTCATAGTTGCAGAGAACGTTGGTGATAGCGACGATCAATCTATATCGACTGAGGCGCCGCCATTAAAGTTGCCAAGGATAGAAAGCGCAAG CAGTAACAATGTCGTGAGCGAAAACCTCTTCCCATCCTCCGTCAAACGTTCCACTTCCCTCCTCGACTCCATCCACAAGAAGGTCTCGAAAACGGAAAGCGGGAACACGCGGCACAAATCCGACCAACTCGAACAAGACATTATGCAATCCTTGAAAGAGTTCGACAAGTTCTACGAATTCGAGAAGAACCAAATTAATCAATCGAACAAAGATATCATCAATTACAATGCACATGTACATAACGGGACGGAAAAGGAATCGAGGAGTAAAACGCAGCGGAAAAGTGGAAAATCTGAGAGGAATTCCAACGGGAACTACACGCCAAATGGGAAATCCAGCACCAGCAACGACTCGGCTTATAGCAGGTTAGTCAG cttaaataggATATCTCCTTCGAAACTAACGGTATGTCCGAAGGAGTTAAACGGTCCAACGTCGTTGGAGCGAATACCGGCGGGCTCGGACTCCAGCGGGAGTGCCAAAGACGAAATACGATCCGTCTCCAGCGAGGAGTTCTTAGCGATGGAGCGGTCGGCGGAGCTGGAAGAGCCCATACCGACACCGGAACAAGCGCCGTACAAAGAAGTCGAAAACCAAGTCCATG AGAAGCGTGTAAGCTCCCGCGCGTCGTCGCGGCGCGACTCATGGCGGCCGCGCGCCGACCTGAGCTCGAGCAGCTCGGAGGTGTCGCTGCACAAGGCGCCGCAGCGGCTGTCGCGCTTCTGCCACGAGTGCGGCAGCCGCTTCCCCGTCGACACCGCCAAGTTCTGCATCGAGTGCGGCGTCAAGCGCCTCGTCGTCTAG